A genomic segment from Armatimonadota bacterium encodes:
- a CDS encoding PEP-CTERM sorting domain-containing protein, producing MSNARTSRILVLAAATALMAQAGAVTFSFSGNSGINGQALSATAKFTVSGNHLTVVLTNTGLSAANAGGNVLDALYFNINGTPTLSNGNATLTAGSNLVKKNNNANQSGSNLNWEWMYSAPAGAGSIGSRSYGIGASGFGGFAKESESFDQVFHGGSHHPGNNDSAYGIVPTAGISAGNGSNLYCRNSVTFAFDVNQPIQESDIRNVAVSYGSAGETQLQAVPEPATLAVLGIGGLGLIRRKRNRR from the coding sequence ATGAGCAACGCACGAACTTCTCGAATCCTCGTCCTCGCCGCCGCAACCGCCCTTATGGCTCAGGCAGGCGCCGTCACCTTCAGCTTTAGCGGCAATTCGGGCATCAACGGCCAGGCCCTATCCGCCACAGCCAAGTTCACGGTTTCGGGCAACCACTTGACCGTCGTGCTCACCAACACGGGCCTTTCCGCGGCCAACGCCGGTGGCAACGTGCTCGACGCGCTCTATTTCAACATCAACGGCACCCCGACCCTCTCCAACGGCAACGCCACGCTCACCGCAGGTTCGAACCTGGTTAAGAAGAACAACAACGCGAACCAGAGCGGCAGCAACCTGAATTGGGAGTGGATGTACAGCGCCCCCGCCGGCGCCGGCTCGATCGGCTCCCGTTCCTATGGCATCGGCGCCTCGGGCTTTGGTGGATTCGCCAAGGAGAGCGAGAGCTTCGACCAGGTCTTCCACGGCGGTTCGCATCATCCGGGCAACAACGACAGCGCCTACGGCATCGTTCCGACGGCGGGCATTTCGGCGGGCAACGGCTCCAATCTCTATTGCCGCAACTCCGTGACCTTCGCCTTCGACGTCAACCAGCCGATCCAGGAGAGCGACATTCGGAACGTCGCCGTCTCTTACGGCTCGGCCGGCGAGACCCAGCTCCAAGCGGTCCCTGAGCCCGCCACGCTCGCCGTGCTCGGCATCGGCGGTCTGGGACTGATTCGTCGAAAGCGAAACCGCCGATAG
- a CDS encoding aspartate-semialdehyde dehydrogenase, translating to MSRTYHVAVLGATGAVGHEFVRLFEERNFPVGRLTLLASERSAGKEIAFRGEKNVVQAVNDESFAGVDFGFFSAGAGRSKQYTPIARAAGATVIDNSSAYRMLPEVPLVVPEINQDAMTRDDTLIAVANCTAIILCMALYPLMKLGKMERVTVSTYQSASGAGAAAMRELEDQTRTVLAGGRAEPKVMPHPYAFNLFSHNTAINELGYNEEEWKVIQETQKILGVPDLRLGVTCVRVPVLRAHCESVTVEFEGEPPTVEAIRAAMAASPGVKLVDDREGNHFPMPSESSGQGDVLVGRIRRDISHPNAIALFISGDQLLKGAALNAVQIAETILAKGYR from the coding sequence ATGTCCCGAACCTATCACGTTGCCGTTCTGGGCGCCACCGGCGCTGTAGGGCACGAGTTCGTCCGCCTGTTTGAAGAGCGAAACTTCCCGGTGGGCAGGCTCACGCTCCTGGCCAGCGAGCGATCCGCCGGAAAGGAGATTGCGTTCCGGGGCGAGAAAAACGTGGTTCAGGCCGTGAACGATGAGAGCTTTGCGGGCGTGGACTTTGGGTTCTTCAGCGCGGGTGCGGGACGCTCGAAACAGTACACGCCGATCGCCAGGGCTGCGGGCGCCACGGTCATCGACAACTCCAGCGCCTATCGGATGCTCCCCGAGGTGCCGCTGGTCGTTCCGGAGATCAACCAGGACGCGATGACCAGGGATGACACGCTGATCGCAGTGGCCAACTGCACCGCCATTATCCTCTGCATGGCGCTCTATCCCCTCATGAAGCTCGGCAAGATGGAGCGGGTCACCGTGAGCACCTATCAGAGCGCGAGCGGCGCGGGAGCGGCGGCCATGCGCGAGTTGGAGGACCAGACCCGCACCGTGCTCGCCGGCGGTCGGGCCGAGCCCAAGGTTATGCCACACCCGTACGCTTTCAACCTGTTCAGCCACAACACCGCCATCAACGAGCTCGGCTATAACGAGGAGGAGTGGAAGGTGATCCAGGAGACGCAAAAGATCCTGGGCGTGCCGGACTTGCGGCTGGGCGTGACCTGCGTACGGGTGCCGGTGCTTCGGGCGCACTGCGAATCGGTGACCGTGGAATTCGAGGGGGAGCCGCCGACGGTCGAGGCGATCCGCGCCGCGATGGCCGCGAGTCCGGGGGTGAAACTGGTGGACGACCGGGAGGGCAACCACTTCCCGATGCCCTCGGAGAGCAGTGGACAGGGCGACGTCCTGGTCGGGCGCATCCGGCGGGATATCTCGCACCCTAATGCGATCGCGTTGTTCATCTCCGGGGATCAGCTCCTGAAGGGCGCCGCGCTGAACGCGGTTCAAATTGCGGAGACGATCCTGGCGAAAGGCTATCGGTAG
- a CDS encoding PEP-CTERM sorting domain-containing protein: MKMRFTAIAGLVACVSAAQAYVIVQPTAATSTHTSYTGGEIERTIDQSGLFTGYTSGVTDFDAYIASSPYHTNIFFGYEWWVDDGSTTDTLIYDLGAVYMVDRVALWNEESAGLDSVTVTTATLSDFSDAMGGGGFTATDWPETIYLPDVHTLAGGVRATRYVKLEVTADPTPSNASLGGVPYLSMGEFAVSAVPEPATMAVLGLGAAALLRRRRR; this comes from the coding sequence ATGAAAATGAGATTTACAGCCATCGCAGGTCTGGTGGCCTGCGTTTCTGCTGCCCAAGCCTATGTCATCGTGCAGCCCACCGCCGCTACGAGCACCCACACCAGCTATACAGGCGGCGAAATCGAGCGCACCATCGATCAGAGTGGCTTGTTCACCGGCTATACGAGCGGCGTGACCGACTTCGATGCCTACATCGCTTCCAGCCCGTACCACACCAATATCTTCTTTGGCTATGAGTGGTGGGTGGATGACGGCTCCACCACCGACACCCTGATCTATGATCTCGGCGCGGTGTACATGGTGGACCGCGTCGCTCTTTGGAACGAAGAGAGCGCCGGACTGGACAGCGTGACCGTGACCACAGCCACCCTTTCGGATTTTTCCGACGCTATGGGTGGCGGCGGCTTCACGGCAACGGACTGGCCCGAAACCATCTATCTGCCTGACGTGCACACCCTTGCCGGCGGAGTCCGTGCGACTCGCTACGTGAAGCTCGAGGTCACGGCAGACCCCACGCCCTCGAACGCAAGCCTTGGAGGCGTTCCTTACCTTTCCATGGGTGAGTTTGCGGTTTCCGCGGTACCTGAGCCCGCGACGATGGCCGTTCTTGGCCTCGGCGCGGCCGCGCTCTTGCGACGACGCAGACGCTAG
- a CDS encoding PEP-CTERM sorting domain-containing protein, whose product MNHYSVSRLAMIVALSTAAISAHALTFTFTGVSGTNGQNLSAEATFTVSGSTLTVVLTNTATEAASDGANVLDAIYFDVDGVYSFSNGQAALTSGSSLRKKDGSTASGNPLNNEWMFDGPKGAPVNRDLGIGCTGWLDFNTNAETFDRVFHGGTGSAGANDNYGLIPTAGISAGNGSNLYARNSMTFTFTVSGGLTEAKISGAKVSYGSGGQTVIEHDPVPEPATLAVLGLGALGLIRRRK is encoded by the coding sequence ATGAACCATTACTCTGTCAGCCGCTTGGCTATGATTGTCGCACTTTCAACTGCGGCGATCAGCGCCCATGCGCTCACGTTTACCTTTACCGGCGTTTCCGGGACAAACGGCCAGAACCTGAGCGCTGAAGCCACGTTCACGGTTTCCGGCTCGACCTTGACCGTCGTTCTCACCAACACCGCTACCGAGGCCGCAAGCGACGGCGCTAACGTTTTGGATGCGATCTACTTCGACGTCGATGGCGTCTACTCGTTCTCAAACGGCCAGGCGGCCCTCACGTCTGGATCGAGCCTCCGCAAGAAGGACGGCAGCACGGCATCGGGCAATCCGCTCAACAACGAGTGGATGTTTGACGGCCCTAAGGGCGCGCCGGTCAACCGAGACCTCGGGATCGGCTGCACGGGTTGGCTCGATTTCAACACGAATGCCGAAACGTTCGATCGCGTGTTCCATGGTGGAACGGGCAGCGCCGGCGCCAACGACAACTATGGCCTGATCCCGACTGCCGGCATCAGCGCGGGCAACGGATCGAACCTGTATGCCAGGAACTCGATGACGTTCACGTTCACGGTAAGCGGCGGCCTTACCGAAGCCAAGATCTCGGGAGCGAAGGTGTCCTATGGCTCAGGCGGCCAGACCGTGATCGAGCACGACCCGGTGCCGGAACCGGCCACCCTTGCGGTGCTCGGTCTTGGGGCGCTTGGCCTGATTCGGCGACGCAAGTAA
- a CDS encoding PEP-CTERM sorting domain-containing protein → MNTRSIRSVLVGIGAIGFATAHGAILIAAGNSAFTDKNVLFNDGSLTLDGTTINGVLNGTSTWVDFFNAGESLHGNGGQARVEGSDGSFTKLEMSMHDAGWGYKTLVWNINAEDDGTVTFTVHHTGGADHVESFSVNDNGNNFFSISTTAGEFITSTELAMDVDAEDVRQIRVGGEGVVPEPATLAVLGLGALGLIRRKR, encoded by the coding sequence ATGAATACGAGGTCAATCAGAAGTGTGCTGGTTGGGATTGGGGCAATCGGATTCGCAACGGCCCATGGGGCCATCCTTATTGCCGCAGGCAACTCAGCCTTCACCGACAAAAACGTGTTGTTCAACGACGGAAGTTTGACCCTTGATGGCACGACCATCAACGGCGTCCTCAACGGGACATCCACCTGGGTGGACTTCTTCAATGCCGGCGAGAGCCTGCACGGTAACGGCGGCCAGGCGCGCGTGGAAGGTTCCGACGGATCCTTCACCAAGCTCGAAATGAGCATGCACGATGCCGGTTGGGGCTACAAGACCCTGGTCTGGAACATCAATGCCGAAGATGACGGTACGGTCACGTTTACGGTGCACCACACCGGCGGCGCAGACCACGTCGAGTCGTTTTCCGTGAACGACAACGGCAATAACTTCTTCAGCATCAGCACCACGGCCGGAGAGTTCATCACCTCGACCGAGCTCGCCATGGATGTGGATGCCGAAGACGTGCGCCAGATCCGCGTCGGCGGCGAAGGCGTGGTGCCCGAACCGGCCACCCTTGCGGTGCTCGGTCTTGGGGCGCTCGGCCTGATCCGACGCAAGCGATAA
- a CDS encoding HEAT repeat domain-containing protein, with the protein MKFAKALLSLMLAACAGLALSQILQSETKALADTLFLGNMKLSDLEWERKAFSDAYRLPITDLCLDKPVEAASKLTGIHARAGRSVFDLLSLCRTELLADTAGDASSAAGLPDIKIPLAIPEAFHEAMRGLVAAVYRASSETKASLGKLTGEEKRALLEGLPRFATPEFEVEFSKVKTADQAKLLELLAKVDLSRIRMAAQRLAFDISGPAKALADIAKRRTFRGQIEFVAGNVPVEFSGVESNEHSGRAAQLAVDLGGNDRYTGRYGAGPGYASVLLDLGGDDVYDVPDLSIGAGVTGIGIAMDFGGKDVFRGKSLCFGAGLAGVGVFLKEGGDDFYACQSMGQGYAQFGIGVCVDTAGIDHYQAAMNAQGAASTQGVGWLIDLAGDDTYRAGGVILNSPLFADIHYSNAQGFGTGYREDTGGLSGGVGLLTDLSGDDAYIGETYCQAASYWFGLGSLFDAKGHDTYRAYHYSQASAMHLCGAFLFDLAGDDSYAVTWGACHAIGHDYGVAFFLDRAGDDLYASRDASPGTGNANGLGVFIDGAGQDRYIGPPATGNPARGTGSLGVFVDMNGPDKFMDGLADGAGRVSTQWAVALDQESSLAGTETAIPPAQRPKPIPGSKPMPSMEALAELYRRATQWAVGTAQQDAAEAVDSLIEIGVPAMRWIADNKLANASRLEQSAYALIANGIGPEGRAVLAEKVGAGERAVVIPALGACIDGTIKEAAAYLPKALQNPETARLASRASGLLGGKELCNDLMLLTTSKDRLTALAAMVSLGQIGDPSALGTASAFLFDLSLPMRKAAMAVMAKLPEQSVITARSLAEDPEEVRARTGIEMLGLIGTPEALTFVGMRLEDPRAGVRAQALLALDGRCPAEFRVAFLKLREDPNPLVRALALRADVGR; encoded by the coding sequence TTGAAGTTCGCGAAAGCGCTGCTCTCACTGATGCTGGCCGCCTGCGCCGGGTTGGCGTTGTCCCAGATTTTGCAATCGGAAACCAAAGCTCTGGCGGACACGCTCTTCCTCGGCAACATGAAGCTCTCCGACCTGGAGTGGGAGCGAAAGGCGTTCTCAGACGCCTATCGGCTGCCGATCACCGACCTTTGCCTGGACAAGCCCGTCGAAGCGGCAAGCAAGCTGACGGGGATCCACGCTCGGGCTGGCCGAAGTGTGTTCGATTTGCTGAGTCTCTGCCGGACAGAGCTGCTTGCCGACACCGCCGGAGACGCTTCGAGCGCGGCGGGATTGCCGGACATCAAGATACCGTTGGCGATCCCGGAGGCGTTCCACGAGGCGATGCGCGGGCTCGTGGCCGCAGTCTATCGGGCCAGCTCGGAGACGAAAGCATCACTAGGCAAACTAACGGGTGAGGAGAAGCGAGCGCTGCTCGAGGGTCTTCCGAGATTTGCTACGCCTGAGTTCGAGGTGGAGTTCTCCAAAGTCAAAACCGCCGATCAGGCCAAACTGCTAGAGCTGCTAGCGAAAGTGGATCTCTCGAGGATCCGAATGGCGGCGCAGCGGCTGGCGTTCGACATTTCCGGACCCGCCAAGGCGCTCGCCGACATCGCCAAGCGAAGGACGTTTCGCGGGCAGATCGAGTTTGTGGCCGGCAACGTGCCCGTGGAGTTCTCCGGCGTTGAATCCAACGAGCACTCGGGCAGGGCCGCGCAGCTTGCGGTGGACCTCGGCGGTAACGACCGCTACACGGGGCGCTACGGCGCCGGCCCAGGATACGCCTCAGTGCTGCTCGATCTTGGTGGAGACGATGTGTACGACGTGCCAGACCTAAGTATCGGCGCGGGGGTTACCGGCATCGGCATCGCCATGGACTTCGGCGGCAAAGACGTCTTCCGAGGCAAGTCGCTGTGCTTCGGCGCAGGGCTCGCGGGGGTCGGGGTGTTCCTCAAGGAGGGCGGCGACGATTTCTATGCGTGCCAGTCGATGGGCCAGGGCTACGCCCAATTCGGAATCGGTGTGTGTGTGGACACGGCAGGCATAGACCACTATCAAGCCGCGATGAACGCTCAGGGAGCAGCGAGTACCCAAGGGGTCGGCTGGCTAATCGATCTCGCCGGTGACGACACCTATCGGGCCGGCGGCGTGATTCTCAACTCGCCGCTCTTCGCCGACATCCACTACTCCAATGCCCAAGGCTTCGGCACCGGCTACCGCGAGGACACGGGCGGCTTGAGCGGAGGGGTCGGGTTGTTGACCGATCTCTCGGGTGATGACGCCTACATCGGCGAGACCTACTGCCAGGCGGCGAGCTACTGGTTTGGTCTCGGCAGCCTCTTCGACGCCAAGGGCCACGACACCTACCGCGCCTACCACTATTCGCAGGCCAGCGCGATGCACCTCTGCGGAGCGTTCCTGTTCGACCTCGCGGGCGACGACAGCTACGCGGTGACCTGGGGCGCCTGCCACGCCATCGGGCATGACTACGGGGTGGCGTTCTTTCTGGACCGAGCAGGCGACGATCTATATGCTTCAAGGGATGCCAGCCCCGGAACGGGAAACGCGAACGGCTTGGGGGTCTTTATCGACGGGGCGGGCCAGGACCGGTACATCGGGCCACCTGCCACCGGAAACCCCGCGAGGGGGACCGGGTCGCTCGGCGTGTTTGTCGATATGAACGGGCCGGACAAGTTCATGGACGGTCTGGCGGATGGGGCGGGGCGGGTTTCAACTCAATGGGCCGTCGCACTCGACCAAGAGTCGAGCCTTGCCGGAACCGAGACGGCTATTCCTCCCGCTCAAAGGCCGAAGCCAATACCCGGGTCCAAGCCGATGCCCTCGATGGAGGCGCTCGCCGAACTGTATCGGCGAGCCACGCAATGGGCCGTGGGCACCGCGCAGCAAGACGCCGCCGAAGCCGTAGATTCCCTCATCGAGATCGGTGTCCCGGCGATGCGCTGGATCGCGGACAACAAGCTCGCCAACGCAAGCCGTTTGGAGCAGAGCGCGTATGCGCTGATTGCCAATGGCATTGGGCCCGAAGGGCGCGCGGTCCTCGCGGAAAAGGTGGGGGCCGGGGAGAGGGCGGTGGTCATTCCCGCACTTGGCGCCTGCATTGATGGCACCATCAAGGAGGCCGCGGCTTACCTACCCAAAGCGCTGCAGAACCCAGAAACAGCCCGGCTGGCTTCGCGAGCTTCGGGCCTGCTTGGTGGCAAGGAACTCTGCAACGATCTGATGCTGCTCACTACGTCGAAGGACCGCTTGACGGCTTTGGCGGCGATGGTGTCGCTTGGGCAGATCGGCGATCCAAGCGCGCTTGGAACTGCTTCTGCATTCCTCTTCGACCTCTCACTCCCGATGCGAAAGGCGGCGATGGCTGTGATGGCTAAGCTGCCAGAGCAGTCGGTGATCACGGCGAGGTCGCTGGCGGAGGACCCTGAGGAGGTCAGAGCCCGAACGGGGATCGAGATGCTCGGGTTGATAGGTACGCCAGAGGCACTGACGTTCGTGGGAATGAGGTTGGAGGACCCCCGTGCGGGGGTTCGGGCGCAGGCGCTCTTGGCGCTGGACGGCCGGTGCCCGGCGGAGTTCCGAGTAGCGTTTCTGAAGCTTCGGGAGGATCCGAACCCGCTGGTACGAGCGTTGGCGCTCAGGGCCGATGTGGGGCGGTAG
- a CDS encoding Gfo/Idh/MocA family oxidoreductase: MSQRINRRQFLGTAGAAALSSSALANSLGPRASDFGPDSISFPEPTPAQNQKTMAGYAAPKLDKVRVGFIGVGARGSGHVAQMLQIDGVEVKAIADLYPDWAENSANRCVKAGRPKPTIYGPGKDSYKAMLDRDDIDIAIISTPWEEHARMAVDAMNRGKHAFIEVPACVTLDECWQLVETSEKTHKHCMMMENCCYGREELLVLHMARLGLFGELLHGEAAYIHDLRGQMHEIERGTGSWRTPHYIKRNGNLYATHGLGPVCQYMGINRGDRMDFLSSVSSNSRVRAQYAKDNFPPDHKWNKAKFICGDINTTIIRTVMGKTIMVQWDEQLPRPYNRLNLLQGTRGVFGGYPNRMVIEAPKGTQDAQNRLLATKSADGWTEDAELGKWFQKYDHPLYTKVKNLPGNLGGHGDMDFIMLWRMVYCLRNGLPLDQDVYDAAAWSAISPLSEVSVARRGRSVDVPDFTRGVWKNVPELGIVA; the protein is encoded by the coding sequence ATGAGCCAACGCATCAACCGACGCCAGTTCCTCGGCACCGCCGGAGCTGCTGCCCTATCCTCGTCAGCCCTGGCAAACTCCCTCGGACCTCGGGCCTCGGACTTCGGACCGGATTCAATCTCCTTCCCCGAGCCGACTCCTGCTCAGAACCAGAAGACCATGGCGGGCTATGCGGCTCCGAAACTGGACAAGGTGCGCGTCGGGTTCATTGGCGTGGGCGCGCGAGGCTCCGGCCACGTCGCCCAGATGCTGCAAATCGATGGCGTCGAAGTCAAGGCGATCGCCGACCTCTATCCCGATTGGGCCGAAAACAGCGCCAACCGGTGTGTAAAGGCAGGCCGCCCCAAGCCGACGATCTACGGCCCCGGCAAAGACAGCTATAAGGCGATGCTCGACCGCGACGACATCGACATCGCCATTATCTCGACGCCCTGGGAGGAGCACGCCCGCATGGCGGTGGATGCCATGAACCGGGGCAAGCACGCCTTCATCGAGGTGCCGGCCTGTGTGACGCTCGACGAGTGCTGGCAGCTTGTCGAGACCTCGGAAAAGACCCACAAGCACTGCATGATGATGGAAAACTGCTGCTACGGGCGAGAGGAACTCCTGGTCCTGCACATGGCGCGCCTAGGACTTTTTGGTGAGCTTTTGCATGGCGAAGCCGCCTATATCCATGATCTGCGCGGCCAAATGCACGAGATCGAGCGGGGCACCGGGAGCTGGAGAACTCCCCACTACATCAAGCGAAACGGCAACCTCTATGCGACGCACGGCTTGGGGCCGGTGTGCCAGTACATGGGCATCAACCGAGGCGACCGCATGGACTTCCTCAGCTCGGTCTCCTCGAACTCGCGGGTCCGCGCCCAATACGCCAAGGACAACTTCCCGCCGGACCACAAGTGGAATAAGGCCAAGTTCATCTGCGGAGACATCAATACTACGATCATACGCACGGTGATGGGCAAGACGATCATGGTGCAGTGGGATGAGCAGCTTCCGCGCCCCTACAACCGGCTGAACCTGCTCCAGGGTACGCGGGGAGTCTTCGGCGGCTACCCGAACCGCATGGTCATCGAGGCGCCCAAGGGCACCCAGGATGCGCAAAACCGGCTGCTGGCGACCAAGAGCGCCGACGGTTGGACCGAGGACGCAGAGCTTGGAAAGTGGTTCCAGAAATACGACCACCCGCTCTACACCAAGGTGAAGAACCTGCCCGGCAACCTCGGCGGCCATGGCGACATGGACTTCATCATGCTCTGGCGCATGGTCTACTGCCTGCGCAACGGTCTCCCGCTGGATCAGGACGTTTACGACGCGGCAGCCTGGTCGGCGATCTCGCCGCTCTCCGAGGTCTCAGTGGCCAGGCGGGGAAGGTCGGTGGATGTCCCCGACTTCACCCGAGGGGTCTGGAAGAACGTGCCGGAACTGGGGATTGTGGCGTAA
- the purF gene encoding amidophosphoribosyltransferase, with protein MEHHHLDRPKEECGVIGLFTPNQEAARTAFFALFALQHRGQESAGIAVSDGDKVRMHRDMGLVGHVFNEEVLQTLKGQMAVGHTRYSTSGSSVLRNAQPIFCESLVGDIAVAHNGNLINALKLRTEMEAEGEVFDTTSDSEVIARLLVRNMHLGPENAVSATMARIRGAYSVTVLTPTMVIGFRDPWGVRPLVAGRVGDGWLLASETCAFGPVVGVPERELEPGEMAIIDKDGLRYAQGRPGMRPAMCLFEFIYFARPDSQMYGTLLYSARERMGEALAREHPVEADIVVPVPDSGIPAALGYSRVSGIPFREGMTKSRYIHRTFIQPNQQMREIGVRMKLTPLVEHIAGQRVVLVDDSIVRATTTTQIVKLMRDAGAKEVHVRITAPPIKHPCFYGIDMASRGELAAAKWTIEEIRQKLGADTLGYLSIAGAVESVGKSADHFCLACFNGDYPIEVPQDVKKFAFEQPPDVGQLAAVTRGQGRLLDVDEE; from the coding sequence GTGGAGCACCACCACCTGGACCGGCCGAAGGAAGAGTGCGGCGTCATTGGACTTTTCACGCCCAACCAAGAGGCCGCCCGCACCGCCTTCTTCGCGCTATTCGCCCTCCAGCACCGGGGCCAGGAATCCGCGGGGATCGCCGTCAGCGACGGCGACAAGGTGCGGATGCACCGCGACATGGGCCTCGTCGGGCACGTGTTCAACGAAGAAGTGCTGCAGACCCTCAAGGGCCAGATGGCGGTAGGCCACACGCGCTACAGCACCTCGGGATCCAGCGTGTTGCGAAACGCCCAGCCCATCTTTTGCGAGAGCCTCGTCGGCGACATCGCCGTTGCGCACAACGGAAATCTGATCAACGCTCTCAAGCTGCGCACCGAGATGGAAGCCGAGGGCGAGGTCTTCGATACCACGAGCGACAGCGAGGTTATCGCCCGATTACTGGTCCGGAATATGCACCTTGGACCGGAGAACGCGGTGTCTGCCACGATGGCCCGCATTCGGGGCGCCTACAGCGTGACCGTACTCACCCCAACGATGGTCATCGGCTTTCGCGACCCCTGGGGCGTGCGCCCGTTGGTGGCGGGACGAGTTGGGGATGGGTGGCTGCTGGCCAGCGAGACCTGCGCCTTCGGCCCCGTGGTCGGCGTCCCAGAGCGGGAGCTTGAACCGGGTGAAATGGCGATCATTGACAAAGATGGCTTGCGCTACGCGCAGGGACGCCCCGGAATGCGCCCCGCCATGTGCCTCTTCGAGTTCATTTACTTCGCGCGCCCAGATAGTCAAATGTACGGCACGCTGCTCTACTCGGCGCGCGAGCGGATGGGTGAAGCCCTGGCCCGAGAGCACCCCGTGGAGGCCGACATCGTTGTGCCCGTGCCCGATAGCGGCATCCCTGCGGCGCTAGGCTACAGCCGGGTGAGCGGCATCCCGTTTCGCGAAGGGATGACCAAGAGCCGCTACATCCACCGGACCTTCATCCAGCCCAACCAGCAGATGCGCGAGATCGGCGTGAGGATGAAGCTGACGCCGCTCGTCGAGCATATCGCGGGGCAGCGCGTGGTGCTGGTGGACGATTCGATTGTGCGGGCGACCACCACCACACAGATCGTCAAGCTCATGCGCGATGCGGGCGCCAAGGAGGTGCACGTGCGGATCACGGCGCCACCGATCAAGCACCCCTGCTTCTATGGCATTGACATGGCCTCGCGCGGGGAACTCGCCGCGGCAAAATGGACCATCGAGGAGATCCGCCAGAAGCTCGGCGCCGATACGCTAGGATACCTATCCATTGCGGGAGCGGTCGAGTCGGTCGGCAAGAGCGCCGACCACTTTTGTTTGGCGTGCTTCAACGGCGATTATCCGATCGAAGTACCCCAGGATGTAAAGAAGTTCGCCTTCGAGCAGCCGCCCGACGTGGGGCAGCTTGCCGCCGTCACCCGGGGCCAGGGCAGGCTGCTCGATGTGGACGAGGAGTGA
- the ispH gene encoding 4-hydroxy-3-methylbut-2-enyl diphosphate reductase translates to MDRILLAAPRGFCAGVAYAIEVVDLALKIHGPPIYVRHAIVHNEWVVRSFEDRGVVFVEDVDDVPTGMPAVFSAHGVSPAVREQAKNRGLLVIDATCPLVTKVHNEAKRYADKGYFMIYIGHAGHVEAEGTMGEAPGRMVLVDSPEDAEKLDLPYHEKLAVLTQTTLSVDEVQRTLDVLKRRFPHLETPAKEDICYATTNRQAAVRELAKHCQLVLVVGSQTSSNSNRLREVAESLGAEAHLIMSPSDIRPQWRTNYPVVGISSGASTPEHLVEDVIGELIREPGTEGQGGGLRSEVRGQEEERPRDGGTEGQGGTALASPLWGGAGERSEPGEGEAGPRTTPTRPTVEILETVREDVRFLPPRELIQLAQKT, encoded by the coding sequence GTGGACCGGATCCTGCTTGCTGCACCCCGAGGCTTTTGCGCTGGAGTGGCCTATGCCATCGAGGTGGTCGACCTGGCGCTCAAAATCCACGGCCCCCCCATTTACGTTCGCCATGCCATCGTACACAACGAGTGGGTGGTTCGTAGCTTTGAAGATCGCGGCGTCGTATTCGTCGAGGACGTAGATGACGTCCCGACAGGCATGCCCGCTGTTTTCAGTGCTCACGGCGTGAGTCCGGCTGTCCGGGAGCAAGCCAAAAATCGGGGCCTGTTGGTCATCGACGCGACTTGCCCGCTGGTCACCAAGGTTCACAACGAGGCCAAGCGCTACGCCGACAAAGGTTACTTCATGATCTACATCGGCCACGCGGGACACGTGGAGGCTGAAGGCACCATGGGCGAGGCGCCTGGGCGTATGGTACTGGTGGATAGTCCCGAAGACGCCGAGAAGCTCGACTTGCCCTATCACGAGAAGCTGGCGGTGCTCACGCAGACGACCCTGAGCGTCGACGAGGTCCAGCGCACGCTCGATGTGCTCAAACGGCGCTTCCCGCATCTGGAAACCCCCGCGAAGGAGGACATCTGCTATGCGACCACCAACCGACAGGCCGCGGTCCGCGAACTTGCGAAGCACTGCCAATTGGTGCTTGTAGTCGGAAGTCAAACCTCGTCGAACTCCAACCGACTTCGAGAAGTCGCTGAGTCCCTGGGGGCGGAAGCCCACCTGATCATGTCGCCCTCAGACATCCGGCCGCAATGGCGGACGAACTACCCGGTCGTGGGAATCTCCTCGGGCGCAAGCACCCCGGAGCATCTGGTGGAAGATGTGATCGGCGAGCTGATCAGGGAGCCAGGGACGGAGGGACAAGGAGGAGGTCTGCGGTCTGAGGTCCGAGGTCAGGAAGAAGAGAGACCAAGGGACGGAGGGACGGAGGGACAAGGAGGCACTGCCTTAGCCTCGCCCCTTTGGGGAGGGGCCGGTGAGCGTAGCGAACCGGGTGAGGGGGAAGCGGGTCCACGCACAACCCCAACACGGCCCACCGTCGAGATTCTCGAAACCGTTCGCGAGGACGTCCGGTTCTTGCCGCCTAGAGAGTTGATTCAGTTGGCGCAAAAGACCTAA